The Emys orbicularis isolate rEmyOrb1 chromosome 4, rEmyOrb1.hap1, whole genome shotgun sequence genomic sequence GGCTGGTGGGGAAGTGAACCAGGAGTTCTTCCCCCTTGCTGCCAACtaccttctttttcttcttctctttcttcttcctcttccgctctggatcctcctcctttttcttcttcttcttcttgtggTCAGAGTCTGAGGGGGTTTCTGCAAAGAGAGACATATATTTGCATTCAAGCGAGTTCCCTcctgggagatgggggagggttgGCCTAGCTATGACATTACTGGGGCCTGGTGAAGATTTGGGGGGTGCTGCTCTATGTCTGGGAGAGGGAATTGCTGGATTTGGGGAGTGCAGCCTTTACCTGGGGGAACAGGATCCTGGGTGCGGCTCTGCTTGTGCttgtgtttatttttcttcttggGTGGCTGGATGTGCATCAAGCGACACTGTTCTGGCAACTGGAAGAGACAAAGATCAGGGtaggtgggggtggtggagttTCTCCAAACATCACCTCCCTTCCCACTACATATCACCTGTCAACCAGCAGGGGTGTTTTGTTTTCTCAGCAGACTCTTTGCCTCATCTCCCCCAACCCAAACCTCAGAGTCCCCCCTTCCCTGACCCCAATGctaccctcccactcccagcagcacagggggaaGCTCACCGGGCCGGCATGCAGGCGAAAGCCAGTCAACATGGTGCCAGTGATGGGGTTGAAGGAGCTGCTGCAGATGGGTGGCTTCTCAATAAGGGAGCGCAGGCTGCTGTTGTCATGCGAGCCCGGCAAGTCAATCATCCCTGGCAGGTCAGGCAGAAAGTTGCTCAGCTTCTCCTTCACCTTCTTGCCGCAGAATTTGTTGTAGGAGTGTTCCAGGTTGTAGTGTGTGATCAGGTTGGTGCTGCCCGTCAGTTCCATGTTGCCTGGGAAGGAACCAGGAGAGCAGCGCTTTACACTGACACCCAGCCTTGCTGAAGGCAGCGAAATGGAGCAGTCTgcacacaggactgggagccaggactcttggcttccctgcccagctctgccactgacttcccctCTGGCCCTGAGCAAATTCACTTCAACTCTCTCTCCCGCTGCAAGCTGGGGTTGGCACTTGCCTGGCCCAGCATGGCTGTGAGGCTTCGTTAATGTCTGTGGCGCACTGGCTACAGGCAGAGCACAACggagcctggactgctcaagaccggGGGGCGACCCCCTCCGCTAAGGCCAGTTCGGATCGGGGCATGGCAGCACCACAGTGAGCAACGGAGACGTGCGTGTCCAGCTGGCAATGGGGGAGCGGAGACGGGATTTAACCCCACAAAACGGCCCAGCCCCCGGGGGAACTGGAATGAGCAGCCAGGGCCTTGGGTCTATGTCGGGTGAGAGCGTAACAtgcccccacctccactgcccttccccatcctcccctccctgctgagccctccccaccaccagcacTGGCCCAGAGGAGTCTGGGAAAGGGTTAAGGCGGACCCAGTtgggagcagccccccacccccgacaccATCGCCCACAAACTTTATCCTCCCATTGGCTACGAGACTCCATCTCCCCGACTCGTCACAAACGTCTTATTCCATCCTTATTGGCTCCCAGAGCTGCCAATCCACGCAATCTTACACACTGGCCCCCCAAGTCCCGCCTCCACTGGCCCGTCTGTTTTGCCTATTGGGCTGGAGAAAGCAGCCCCAGCCATAGATAGGTGGAGAGAGAGGCCAATCAGACGCGTCTGAGCAATGCGATTGGCCAGCCCCCTCAGGGCCGCCCCCACGAGCTCGATTGGCCCCGTACCTGGTAACTCCCGCATCAGGTAGAAGGGGCCGCTAGCAGCCGCGGCCTTGCGGGCGGCGTCCTCCACGGTCTGGGGCGCGGCGGCTGCGGGGGGCGGCCCGGCGCCGGGACCCCCCGGCTTCCCCGGCCCGAAGCCCAGCGCGGTAGCCGCGGCGGGAGGCGGTGGCTCGGCCCCTCCGAAGAGAGCCGAGAAATTCTCCATCATCCCAGCATGCTCCACGCGCTCTCCTCCCATTGGCCTGGTTCCTCGGGGACATGACCGTCCGCCTCGT encodes the following:
- the MED19 gene encoding mediator of RNA polymerase II transcription subunit 19 — encoded protein: MGGERVEHAGMMENFSALFGGAEPPPPAAATALGFGPGKPGGPGAGPPPAAAAPQTVEDAARKAAAASGPFYLMRELPGNMELTGSTNLITHYNLEHSYNKFCGKKVKEKLSNFLPDLPGMIDLPGSHDNSSLRSLIEKPPICSSSFNPITGTMLTGFRLHAGPLPEQCRLMHIQPPKKKNKHKHKQSRTQDPVPPETPSDSDHKKKKKKKEEDPERKRKKKEKKKKKNRHSPEHPGVGSSQASSSSSLR